In the Gorilla gorilla gorilla isolate KB3781 chromosome 10, NHGRI_mGorGor1-v2.1_pri, whole genome shotgun sequence genome, one interval contains:
- the EIF2S3B gene encoding eukaryotic translation initiation factor 2 subunit 3B: MAGGEGRVTLGQPHLSRQDLTTLDVTKLTPLSQEVISRQATINIGTIGHVAHGKSTVVKAISGVHTIRFKNELERNITIKLGYANAKIYKLDDPSCPQPECYRSCGSSTPDEFPTDIPGTKGNFRLVRHVSFVDCPGHDILMATMLNGAAVMDAALLLIAGNESCPQPQTSEHLAAIEIMKLKHILILQNKIDLVKERQAKEQYEQILAFVQGTVAEGAPIIPISAQLKYNIEVVCEYIVKKIPVPPRDFTSEPRLIVIRSFDVNKPGCEVDDLKGGVAGGSILKGVLKVGQETEVRPGIVSKDTEGKLMCKPIFSKIVSLFAEHNDLQYAAPGGLIGVGTKIDPTLCRADRMVGQILGAVGALPEIFTELEISYFLLRRLLGVRTEGDKKAAKVQKLSKNEVLMVNIGSLSTGGRVSAVKADLGKIVLTNPVCTEIHLIHLDLIKELEWGPVLTNETQRKSAANF; the protein is encoded by the coding sequence ATGGCGGGTGGAGAAGGTAGAGTGACTCTGGGGCAGCCGCACCTTTCGCGTCAGGATCTCACCACCTTGGATGTTACCAAGTTGACGCCACTTTCACAGGAAGTTATCAGCAGACAAGCCACAATTAATATAGGTACAATTGGTCATGTAGCTCATGGGAAATCCACAGTCGTCAAAGCTATTTCTGGAGTTCACACCATCAGGTTCAAAAATGAACTAGAAAGAAATATTACAATCAAGCTTGGATATGCTAATGCTAAGATTTATAAACTTGATGACCCAAGTTGCCCTCAGCCAGAATGTTATCGATCTTGTGGGAGCAGTACACCTGATGAGTTTCCTACAGACATTCCAGGGACCAAAGGGAACTTCAGATTAGTCAGACATGTTTCCTTTGTTGACTGTCCTGGCCACGATATTTTGATGGCTACTATGCTGAACGGTGCAGCAGTGATGGATGCAGCTCTTCTGTTGATAGCTGGTAATGAATCTTGCCCTCAGCCTCAGACATCTGAACACCTGGCTGCTATAGAGATCATGAAACTGAAGCATATTTtgattctacaaaataaaattgatttggtAAAAGAAAGGCAGGCTAAAGAACAATACGAGCAGATCCTTGCATTTGTCCAAGGTACAGTAGCAGAGGGAGCTCCCATTATTCCAATTTCGGCTCAGCTGAAATACAATATTGAAGTtgtttgtgagtacatagtaaaGAAAATTCCAGTACCCCCAAGAGACTTTACTTCAGAGCCCCGGCTTATTGTTATTAGATCTTTTGATGTCAACAAACCTGGCTGTGAAGTTGATGACCTTAAGGGAGGTGTAGCTGGTGGTAGTATCCTAAAAGGAGTATTAAAGGTGGGCCAGGAGACAGAAGTAAGACCTGGTATTGTTTCCAAAGATACTGAAGGAAAACTCATGTGTAAACCAatcttttccaaaattgtttcACTTTTTGCGGAGCATAATGATCTGCAATATGCTGCTCCAGGCGGTCTTATTGGAGTGGGAACAAAAATTGACCCCACTTTGTGCCGGGCTGACAGAATGGTGGGGCAAATACTTGGTGCAGTCGGAGCTTTACCTGAgatattcacagaattggaaatttCCTATTTCCTGCTTAGACGGCTTCTAGGTGTACGCACTGAAGGAGACAAGAAAGCAGCAAAGGTTCAAAAGCTGTCTAAGAATGAAGTGCTCATGGTGAACATAGGATCCCTGTCGACAGGAGGGAGAGTTAGTGCTGTCAAGGCCGATTTGGGTAAAATTGTTTTGACCAATCCAGTGTGCACAGAG